Proteins encoded in a region of the Malaciobacter mytili LMG 24559 genome:
- a CDS encoding phage tail protein produces MEYFTLLTKKGKEKIAAATVANSTIALTHIALGDGNGTVPMPDASKTALANEKFRAPLNDLRVDEKNSSWFIAEGYIPSNQGNFWVREVGVFDTDGDLIAIGNYPETFKPIITAGVAKDLYIKVIFEVSSSDTVTLQVDPSIVMASQEYVNSRLIKKADISYVDAKPTGFKNFIINGGFDIWDKGLSFQTSNKYTANRAHTLVGIVEAVPSEINRTYDYQVTLNDGVSGNGIYAQAILKEDIQHLQNKQITFSMKRKGLIGSFDVYFIWRDSLLAEINQVAKSITFIKTNTDWEKFEGTLTLPEANPTNKYLVVIITAGADFNSTFRLNELQLEEGEKATNFENRPLWLEKELCSYFYEKRTLNIIGQTDSGTGVRGLIEYKNKRIEPQIFASNLGSFNDNIISVDISSVAFSEIKKNQCRFDATVVSNSLLNFYPCYGQLDISIDAEVY; encoded by the coding sequence ATGGAATATTTTACATTATTAACAAAAAAAGGAAAAGAAAAGATAGCTGCTGCAACTGTAGCAAATTCAACAATAGCATTAACTCATATAGCACTTGGAGATGGGAATGGAACAGTTCCTATGCCAGATGCATCTAAAACAGCTTTAGCAAATGAAAAGTTTAGAGCACCTCTTAATGATTTAAGAGTAGATGAAAAAAATTCAAGTTGGTTTATTGCAGAAGGATATATCCCTTCAAATCAAGGTAATTTTTGGGTTAGAGAAGTTGGAGTATTTGATACGGATGGAGATTTAATAGCTATTGGAAATTACCCAGAAACTTTTAAGCCAATAATAACAGCTGGAGTTGCAAAAGATTTATATATAAAAGTAATCTTTGAAGTCTCTAGCTCTGATACAGTTACTTTACAAGTAGATCCATCTATTGTAATGGCTAGTCAAGAGTATGTAAATTCTAGGCTTATTAAAAAAGCAGATATTAGTTATGTTGATGCAAAACCTACTGGCTTCAAGAATTTTATTATAAATGGAGGGTTTGATATTTGGGATAAAGGTCTTTCTTTTCAAACTTCAAATAAATATACAGCAAATAGAGCACATACTCTTGTAGGTATTGTAGAAGCTGTTCCTTCTGAAATAAATAGAACGTATGATTATCAAGTAACTTTAAATGATGGAGTATCAGGAAATGGAATTTATGCACAAGCAATTTTAAAAGAAGATATACAGCACTTACAGAATAAACAGATTACTTTTTCTATGAAGAGAAAAGGTTTAATAGGTTCTTTTGATGTGTATTTTATTTGGAGAGATAGTTTATTAGCTGAAATAAATCAAGTTGCTAAATCTATTACTTTTATAAAAACAAATACTGATTGGGAAAAATTTGAAGGAACCTTGACATTACCTGAAGCAAATCCAACAAATAAATATTTAGTTGTAATTATAACTGCAGGTGCAGATTTTAATTCGACTTTTAGATTAAATGAACTTCAACTTGAAGAGGGTGAAAAAGCTACTAATTTTGAAAACCGTCCTTTATGGCTAGAAAAAGAGTTGTGTTCATATTTTTATGAGAAAAGAACTCTAAATATAATTGGACAAACAGATAGTGGAACTGGAGTAAGAGGTTTAATTGAATATAAAAATAAAAGAATTGAACCACAAATTTTTGCTTCAAATCTTGGTTCTTTTAATGACAATATTATTTCAGTAGATATTTCAAGTGTTGCTTTTTCAGAGATTAAAAAAAATCAATGTAGATTTGATGCAACAGTTGTTTCTAATTCTTTATTAAATTTTTATCCTTGTTATGGGCAGTTAGATATTTCAATAGATGCAGAGGTATATTAA
- a CDS encoding baseplate assembly protein codes for MKTVKVISSITTSVFCVSMQKSFTRMTTTPLKSRTLRPNFGSRMHELIDKVMDERWKLLFKKYLFECFFDENNEPWDKRFKVRSVDIVSIDILTGSVRARINFEGFEIETQMGGF; via the coding sequence ATGAAAACAGTAAAAGTTATTTCAAGTATTACAACATCTGTTTTTTGTGTATCTATGCAAAAGAGTTTTACTCGAATGACTACAACTCCATTAAAGAGTAGAACTTTAAGGCCTAATTTTGGAAGTAGAATGCATGAACTTATTGATAAGGTTATGGATGAGAGGTGGAAATTGTTATTTAAAAAATACTTATTTGAGTGTTTTTTTGATGAAAATAATGAGCCATGGGATAAAAGGTTTAAAGTAAGAAGTGTTGATATAGTGAGTATTGACATATTAACTGGAAGTGTTAGAGCACGTATTAATTTTGAAGGTTTTGAAATTGAAACTCAAATGGGAGGATTTTGA
- a CDS encoding phage baseplate assembly protein V, whose translation MISLSELKRRLENIVQIGSVHEAKIIEGHHLARVVLDDDGINKRVSPFLPIKSLANSFGKAFFPVRSGEQVIVISPFGNINGGFIIRSIFHNKCKVPTGANEHTTVIEFEDGTKMFYDSKASKLEVDAVKTINIYCVDVNVEASKQAYVKAPNTIIESKTLVKGTLTVEGLTSLLGGMKVIPSEGVTIGAEFDCDIKTTKNISADGEISDKKGSLTNHTNNGYLRD comes from the coding sequence ATGATTTCCTTGTCAGAACTAAAAAGGCGATTAGAAAATATTGTTCAAATTGGTAGTGTACATGAAGCTAAGATTATAGAGGGACATCATTTAGCCAGAGTTGTTTTAGATGACGATGGAATTAATAAAAGAGTAAGTCCATTCTTACCTATTAAGAGTTTAGCTAATTCTTTTGGAAAAGCTTTCTTTCCAGTTCGTTCAGGAGAACAGGTCATAGTAATAAGTCCATTTGGCAATATTAATGGTGGATTTATTATTAGATCTATTTTTCATAATAAGTGTAAGGTTCCAACTGGAGCTAATGAGCACACAACAGTGATTGAGTTTGAAGATGGAACTAAAATGTTTTATGATTCAAAGGCTTCAAAATTAGAAGTAGATGCAGTAAAAACTATTAATATTTATTGTGTTGATGTAAATGTAGAAGCTTCAAAACAAGCTTATGTAAAAGCACCTAATACGATTATTGAAAGTAAAACTTTAGTTAAAGGTACTTTAACTGTTGAGGGATTAACTTCTTTGCTTGGAGGAATGAAAGTAATTCCATCTGAAGGAGTAACAATTGGTGCAGAGTTTGATTGTGATATTAAAACTACAAAAAATATTAGTGCAGATGGAGAGATAAGTGATAAAAAGGGTTCACTTACAAACCATACAAATAATGGATACTTAAGGGATTAA
- a CDS encoding phage tail sheath protein has protein sequence MANNRGIVTERSSDSARPIKVNSTLPIALVVTSNIAAGIYGFDSPEDAINDDVIKTHTTGNMMKYLQLGVDEFPVIVPTIIVVCNEGVDDTETKSNIITGVNSIKKAASTVNLASSKGSIIGYNPDIIAVADYAIGDMDVANAMISVCTAIKARTFIDLDADSNGDAISQRDLFGSDRVTLSKTSLGKWNTKTNSTDYYDSGIVLAWLRAYVDGIDEIGWSKSISNQVLPFSSIKEPSDFVAGVLDETDPLTEAQIMSYITYMGIRTWNYQTTDADPIWQDARRVRIVDLASAAVLKGIFFAVDEPIVKLREAKKSLREFMNTLVGKNIMLAHEVKLDMKRTTPSEITAGRFYFIIDFQEMPVAVRICVTFNQTDRFAPLVYEMLNVA, from the coding sequence ATGGCAAATAATAGAGGAATCGTAACAGAGCGTTCAAGTGATAGTGCAAGGCCTATAAAAGTTAATTCTACACTTCCAATTGCATTAGTAGTAACATCAAATATTGCAGCTGGTATTTATGGTTTTGATAGTCCCGAAGATGCAATTAATGATGATGTAATCAAAACTCATACTACTGGAAATATGATGAAATATCTACAATTAGGAGTTGATGAATTTCCTGTAATAGTGCCAACTATTATAGTTGTATGTAATGAAGGTGTAGATGATACAGAAACAAAGTCCAATATTATTACTGGAGTTAATTCTATTAAGAAAGCAGCTTCAACAGTAAATCTTGCAAGTTCTAAAGGAAGTATTATTGGATATAACCCTGACATTATAGCTGTTGCAGATTATGCGATTGGTGATATGGATGTTGCTAATGCAATGATTAGTGTATGTACTGCAATTAAAGCTCGTACATTTATTGATTTAGATGCAGATTCGAATGGTGATGCTATTTCACAAAGAGATTTATTTGGAAGCGATAGAGTTACGCTTTCTAAGACTTCACTTGGTAAGTGGAATACTAAAACTAATAGTACAGATTACTATGATAGTGGTATTGTGTTAGCTTGGCTTAGAGCTTATGTAGATGGTATTGATGAAATTGGTTGGTCAAAATCTATTTCTAATCAGGTTTTACCTTTCAGTTCAATCAAAGAACCTTCAGATTTTGTAGCTGGTGTATTAGATGAAACTGATCCATTAACAGAAGCTCAAATTATGAGTTATATTACTTATATGGGTATTAGAACATGGAACTACCAAACAACAGATGCAGACCCAATTTGGCAAGATGCAAGAAGGGTAAGAATAGTTGACTTAGCATCGGCTGCTGTTTTAAAAGGTATTTTCTTTGCAGTTGATGAGCCTATTGTTAAATTAAGAGAAGCAAAAAAATCTCTTAGAGAGTTTATGAATACTCTTGTTGGTAAAAATATAATGTTGGCTCATGAAGTTAAACTTGATATGAAAAGAACTACACCTTCAGAGATTACTGCTGGTAGATTCTATTTTATTATTGATTTCCAAGAGATGCCAGTAGCAGTTAGAATTTGTGTAACGTTTAATCAAACAGATAGATTTGCACCACTTGTATATGAAATGCTAAATGTAGCATAA
- a CDS encoding phage tail protein I: MNDFKSILPSNENLIERTIEELGARIFNFEELDYITLDPMKCDASLLPHLAFDLDVSILGLDEDEARVYLVNAREIKRLTGSVWAVNKAAFSVFGENIKVQPWNKVGTVPGTFKIEVDVTPQKSVTDENLNKTIRLIDTAKPESRHLSGITINMKNNGAYKTNAVTTSSEVGYVFPKTIEDIETSINHKSAISVYMIEKIVIKP, from the coding sequence ATGAATGATTTTAAATCAATCTTACCTTCGAATGAAAATTTGATTGAAAGAACCATTGAAGAGTTAGGTGCAAGAATATTTAACTTTGAAGAACTTGATTATATTACACTTGATCCAATGAAGTGTGATGCATCACTACTCCCTCATTTAGCTTTTGATTTAGATGTAAGTATTTTAGGACTAGATGAAGATGAGGCTAGGGTATATTTAGTGAATGCTAGAGAAATTAAAAGACTTACGGGGAGTGTATGGGCTGTTAATAAAGCTGCATTTTCTGTTTTTGGAGAAAATATTAAGGTTCAACCATGGAACAAAGTTGGAACAGTTCCTGGTACTTTTAAAATTGAAGTAGATGTTACACCTCAAAAGAGTGTAACAGATGAAAACCTAAATAAAACAATTAGATTAATTGATACAGCTAAACCTGAGAGTAGACACTTATCAGGAATAACTATAAATATGAAAAATAATGGTGCATATAAAACAAATGCAGTTACTACATCAAGTGAGGTTGGTTATGTATTTCCAAAAACAATTGAAGATATAGAAACAAGTATAAATCATAAAAGTGCAATTAGTGTTTATATGATAGAAAAAATAGTAATAAAACCCTAG
- a CDS encoding phage portal protein: protein MSDLILKGAKESRQTVGKDSQNSNGTIDPHINFDLLLKFYYFNVYHQRSIRLKAALLSQYTNSDLEKFIPDNEIANYFLYALTMDMEIYGNAFLEQAGTKSDFYLYHVLGFQGRVNKNKEIYQIPENNEEPVKLDGFHFKYHSPSSKYYGEPDYLTTLEQINTTKQADQYNSSFFKNGARPGFGIVFENSSPNQEQVNSFKQFFGSNFKGYSNAHKSLVLHTGKTSDGANPAKVRLEKLSGVEDMSFEKLKNVTRDEIIAAHGVPPRLVGVMSAGGLGGGRELIDQLHAFNEVTIKPKTKVIKDSFAHIGITHEPELIDVTNFKDDSDLVSNLVDRQILTTLEAKEILGFNK from the coding sequence ATGAGTGATTTAATTTTAAAAGGTGCAAAAGAATCTAGGCAAACAGTTGGGAAAGATAGTCAAAATTCAAATGGAACTATTGATCCACATATAAACTTTGATTTATTATTAAAGTTTTATTACTTCAATGTATATCATCAAAGAAGTATTAGATTAAAAGCAGCACTACTATCTCAATATACTAATAGTGACTTAGAGAAGTTTATTCCAGATAATGAGATTGCAAACTATTTCTTATATGCTCTTACTATGGATATGGAAATATATGGAAATGCTTTTTTAGAACAAGCTGGAACTAAAAGTGATTTTTACTTATATCATGTCTTAGGCTTTCAAGGTAGAGTTAATAAGAACAAAGAGATATATCAAATTCCAGAGAATAATGAAGAGCCAGTTAAATTAGATGGTTTTCATTTTAAATATCACTCCCCATCATCTAAATATTATGGAGAGCCAGATTATCTTACAACACTAGAACAAATCAACACCACAAAACAAGCAGACCAATATAACAGCTCATTTTTTAAAAATGGAGCTAGACCGGGCTTCGGTATTGTATTTGAGAACAGCTCACCAAATCAAGAGCAAGTAAACTCTTTTAAACAGTTCTTTGGCTCTAACTTCAAAGGCTACAGTAATGCTCATAAGAGTTTAGTTCTACATACTGGTAAAACATCAGATGGAGCAAACCCAGCAAAAGTAAGACTTGAGAAATTAAGTGGTGTAGAAGATATGAGTTTTGAGAAGCTTAAAAATGTAACAAGAGATGAGATTATTGCAGCTCATGGAGTACCTCCAAGATTAGTAGGTGTTATGAGTGCTGGTGGATTAGGTGGAGGAAGAGAGTTAATAGATCAACTTCATGCATTTAATGAAGTAACTATCAAACCTAAAACAAAAGTTATTAAAGATTCATTTGCTCACATTGGAATTACACATGAGCCAGAGCTTATAGATGTAACAAATTTTAAAGATGATAGTGACTTGGTTTCAAACTTAGTTGATAGACAAATTTTGACAACTCTTGAAGCTAAAGAGATTTTAGGTTTTAACAAATAA
- a CDS encoding Ig-like domain-containing protein — translation MEENALSEILKTGGLTPQEATLNGELTPKQGRVFVSTIVASDALLGKVTTDITGKLTKERSGLDVAKGMLTRHVSGETPPDENMKKLGKIGCTLDMTKGVELNAKINDDTLEDAKDNPNFDKEQFNAFGQIFSNDLLYLGVVGKADNPAVDAPFDELAKGWITVAKESDTTNKPTSSNESILYRLKHLVKNAHDDVKGSAAILMSASDYMDYQFEIAEKFKSLATLLKAKEKEFMGFEIETRPDVPNGTYLLTPLKNMVFGISSKVKRKRWYDNEKDCLRYKFVVYPDYEFDIHKYVTYMTIVSLTVTSYEVSVAVGASSQRTVSSAAGNGLAGVTAISRDETVATATYDSSNGKITVTGVAEGSTTVVVDDGTSYKEIKVTVTAA, via the coding sequence ATGGAAGAAAATGCATTAAGTGAAATTTTAAAGACAGGTGGATTAACACCTCAAGAAGCCACTTTAAATGGAGAACTAACTCCAAAGCAGGGTAGAGTTTTTGTAAGCACTATTGTTGCATCTGATGCTTTACTTGGAAAAGTTACTACTGATATTACAGGAAAACTTACTAAAGAGAGAAGTGGTTTAGATGTTGCAAAAGGAATGCTAACAAGACACGTGTCTGGTGAAACTCCTCCAGATGAGAATATGAAAAAGCTTGGAAAGATTGGTTGTACTCTTGATATGACTAAAGGTGTTGAGTTAAATGCAAAAATTAACGATGATACTTTAGAAGATGCAAAAGATAATCCAAACTTTGACAAAGAGCAATTTAATGCATTTGGTCAAATTTTCTCAAATGACTTACTATATTTAGGAGTTGTTGGAAAAGCTGATAATCCAGCAGTAGATGCTCCTTTTGATGAACTTGCAAAAGGTTGGATTACTGTAGCAAAAGAGAGTGATACAACTAATAAACCAACATCTTCAAATGAATCTATTCTTTATAGATTAAAGCATTTAGTTAAAAATGCTCATGATGATGTTAAAGGTTCTGCTGCAATTTTAATGAGTGCAAGTGACTATATGGATTATCAGTTTGAAATTGCTGAGAAGTTTAAAAGTCTTGCAACGCTATTAAAAGCAAAAGAAAAAGAGTTTATGGGGTTTGAAATTGAGACTAGACCAGATGTTCCAAATGGTACTTATCTTTTAACACCTCTTAAAAACATGGTCTTTGGTATATCATCAAAAGTTAAGAGAAAAAGATGGTACGACAATGAAAAAGATTGTCTTAGATATAAGTTTGTAGTTTATCCAGACTATGAGTTTGATATTCATAAGTATGTAACTTACATGACAATTGTTTCTTTAACTGTTACTTCTTATGAAGTATCTGTTGCAGTTGGTGCATCGAGTCAAAGAACTGTATCAAGTGCAGCTGGAAATGGACTTGCTGGTGTTACTGCAATCTCTAGAGATGAAACAGTTGCAACTGCTACTTATGATAGCTCAAATGGAAAAATTACTGTAACTGGTGTAGCTGAAGGGTCAACAACTGTTGTAGTTGATGATGGTACTTCGTACAAAGAAATTAAAGTAACAGTAACAGCAGCTTAA
- a CDS encoding XkdF-like putative serine protease domain-containing protein, with the protein MPKLSNIAITHISLVKAGANKKSIIYKSSDGEPPYARNIEIKKSDDEQGIIYGIVYAPNEVDTDGDYTDVDEILKASYAFMKSRFTNNVDKDHSFEVEKAFVAESWIVKENDSIFPDEPVGSWAVGIKLEDEELKKGVKDGDIAGISMAGTATKTEEENPTVKKADEKSFSLNDVLTMFKKMFSSTSFEVRGHHYNDNVDKSQKQQGENNEMQKEDFEDALNKAMEPMTKTIKDLKSKVESLEKSDKETKEALKKSRQNGDVEIKKEEKEDPSKGIL; encoded by the coding sequence GTGCCAAAGTTATCAAATATTGCTATTACTCATATTTCACTTGTAAAAGCTGGAGCAAACAAGAAGTCGATTATTTATAAATCTTCTGATGGTGAGCCACCTTATGCAAGAAATATTGAGATTAAGAAAAGTGATGATGAGCAAGGGATTATTTATGGGATTGTATATGCACCAAATGAAGTTGATACAGACGGTGATTATACAGATGTAGATGAAATTTTAAAAGCTTCATATGCATTTATGAAATCAAGGTTTACAAATAATGTTGATAAAGACCATTCATTTGAAGTTGAGAAAGCTTTTGTAGCAGAGAGTTGGATTGTAAAAGAGAATGACTCTATTTTCCCAGATGAGCCAGTAGGTTCTTGGGCTGTTGGAATCAAGCTTGAAGATGAAGAGTTAAAAAAAGGTGTAAAAGATGGAGATATTGCTGGTATCTCTATGGCTGGAACTGCAACTAAAACAGAGGAAGAAAATCCAACTGTAAAAAAAGCAGATGAGAAAAGCTTTTCTTTAAATGATGTTTTAACAATGTTTAAAAAAATGTTCTCTTCTACATCTTTTGAAGTTAGAGGCCATCATTACAACGATAATGTTGATAAATCTCAAAAACAACAAGGAGAAAATAACGAAATGCAAAAAGAAGATTTTGAAGATGCTTTAAATAAAGCAATGGAACCAATGACTAAGACTATCAAAGATTTAAAGTCTAAGGTTGAATCTTTAGAAAAGAGTGACAAAGAGACAAAAGAAGCTCTTAAAAAGAGTAGACAAAATGGTGATGTAGAAATCAAAAAAGAAGAAAAAGAAGATCCATCGAAAGGAATTTTATAA
- a CDS encoding terminase large subunit domain-containing protein — protein sequence MAYSKEDKEKALNLIKAGVPIIEVSRDLNINRGTLNNWIKKSKDKQTNDSSIENIKKQIETISKRAPTEANSRKLAMLTKSLERLEKQSKKIDRKKKANQEIIYSEDVKVFRDKMLHPDYGLYEYQRKFIEDNSRFRVWLKSRQIGATYGCSGECLVDAMSGMDQLILSASETQALKWYEEIHKHAEKLGILLDGSKSEIKVPSGATIYIFANNFRTIQGFSGSVWMDEFAWYLNPKRIWEAFIPSITSVKAGETKARITILSTPFEQDSLFHKLCVDTEKYYMFSRHHTTIYDAVKDGLDVDVAVLKDLFDADSWAMMYECVFADDDSSLFPIKLIKSCVKDYMYYTPPYQNVLWSGYDVGRVKHLSVLSALDKLEGKYVLAIQDMFKNASFEAQKTVLREHLNLYLKANMRIDKTGIGMDLAEGMERKYPSRVEGISFTASSKEFMALNLKKMFEDKMIVIPNDPYLIADIHSIKKKAGAQKMIYYSNENKNGHADRFWSLALAAKKLDFLDRGESGESKGGAIIL from the coding sequence ATGGCGTATTCTAAAGAAGATAAAGAAAAAGCATTAAATCTTATCAAAGCTGGTGTTCCTATCATAGAAGTATCACGAGATTTAAATATCAACAGAGGAACACTTAACAACTGGATTAAAAAGTCTAAAGATAAACAGACAAATGATAGCTCTATTGAGAATATTAAAAAGCAAATTGAGACTATCTCAAAAAGAGCACCAACAGAAGCTAACTCAAGAAAACTTGCAATGCTTACAAAATCTCTTGAGAGATTAGAAAAGCAATCTAAGAAGATTGATAGAAAGAAAAAAGCTAATCAGGAGATTATCTATTCTGAAGATGTAAAAGTATTTAGAGACAAAATGCTACATCCAGATTATGGACTATATGAGTATCAAAGAAAGTTCATTGAGGATAACAGTAGATTTAGAGTATGGCTAAAGTCAAGACAAATTGGTGCAACTTATGGATGTTCTGGAGAGTGTTTAGTAGATGCGATGTCTGGTATGGATCAGCTTATCCTTTCAGCTTCAGAAACTCAAGCTTTAAAATGGTATGAAGAAATACACAAACATGCAGAGAAGCTCGGTATATTACTTGATGGTTCTAAAAGTGAAATAAAAGTTCCAAGTGGAGCTACTATTTATATCTTTGCTAATAACTTTAGAACTATTCAAGGGTTCTCTGGTTCTGTTTGGATGGATGAGTTCGCATGGTATTTAAATCCTAAAAGAATATGGGAAGCATTTATTCCATCTATTACATCAGTTAAAGCTGGAGAAACAAAAGCAAGAATTACTATTTTATCAACTCCGTTTGAGCAAGATAGTTTATTCCATAAGCTTTGTGTTGACACAGAAAAATATTATATGTTCTCAAGACATCATACAACAATCTACGATGCTGTAAAAGATGGTCTTGATGTTGATGTAGCTGTATTAAAAGATTTATTTGATGCAGATTCTTGGGCTATGATGTATGAGTGTGTATTTGCAGATGATGATAGTAGTTTATTCCCAATCAAACTTATTAAGTCTTGTGTTAAAGATTATATGTATTACACACCACCTTACCAAAACGTATTATGGTCTGGTTATGATGTAGGTAGAGTAAAACACTTATCTGTCTTATCAGCTCTTGATAAACTAGAAGGGAAATATGTTCTTGCTATTCAAGATATGTTTAAAAATGCTTCTTTTGAAGCTCAAAAGACTGTATTAAGAGAACATTTAAACTTATATCTTAAAGCTAATATGAGAATAGATAAAACTGGTATTGGTATGGATTTAGCAGAGGGTATGGAAAGAAAATATCCAAGTAGAGTAGAAGGTATATCATTTACTGCAAGTTCTAAAGAATTTATGGCTTTAAACTTAAAAAAGATGTTTGAAGATAAGATGATAGTTATTCCAAATGATCCATATCTTATTGCTGATATACATAGTATTAAAAAGAAAGCTGGAGCACAAAAGATGATCTATTATTCAAATGAAAA
- a CDS encoding baseplate J/gp47 family protein, with protein sequence MSSLKEKINKLPNLKIFVEQSAELILSELKEEFSIRHPEVNLIESDSILMQLENIAYRKAFHNVALNNKIKLMLPHYCQDEDLDNFIFGFYGGELRHLGEEPICNYEFKLDEALSNNITVPKGFILGDKGTVQSYLMENVVIVAGEISAQGKVKLDMKTKDSDIKTETPISTFPHVITVKALGKFTGGSNPETDEEFFERAILSLNKYSTAGGKKAYEYFCKLADERVFDVKVISPSPLLIDLYILSSDENVIDDVITNVEAVQGNDRVQAFCDVVTVKKAIKKEVILTPTVHLLDLLQTNQVNEDIQENFNSKFKIGQTLPYSKAIKALEVANVYEVELENIDLSVHSNEYLSITVNPTFVEASYE encoded by the coding sequence ATGAGCAGTTTAAAAGAGAAGATTAATAAATTACCTAATCTTAAAATTTTTGTGGAACAAAGTGCAGAATTAATCTTAAGTGAACTTAAAGAGGAGTTCTCAATCAGACATCCTGAAGTGAACTTGATTGAATCTGATTCTATTTTAATGCAGCTTGAAAATATTGCATATAGAAAGGCTTTTCATAATGTGGCTTTAAATAATAAGATTAAGCTTATGCTCCCTCACTATTGTCAAGATGAGGATTTAGACAATTTTATTTTTGGTTTTTATGGAGGTGAGCTAAGACACCTTGGTGAAGAACCAATATGTAATTACGAGTTTAAATTAGATGAAGCATTGAGCAATAATATAACAGTTCCTAAAGGATTTATTCTAGGAGACAAAGGAACCGTACAATCATATTTAATGGAAAATGTTGTAATTGTAGCTGGTGAGATAAGTGCTCAAGGAAAAGTAAAACTTGATATGAAAACTAAGGATAGTGATATTAAAACAGAAACACCTATTTCTACTTTCCCTCATGTGATTACTGTTAAGGCTCTTGGTAAGTTTACAGGTGGAAGTAATCCTGAAACTGATGAAGAGTTTTTTGAAAGGGCTATTTTAAGTTTAAATAAATACTCAACTGCTGGAGGGAAAAAAGCGTATGAGTATTTTTGTAAGTTAGCTGATGAGAGAGTATTTGATGTGAAAGTTATTTCTCCTTCTCCATTACTTATAGATTTATATATTTTAAGCTCTGATGAGAATGTAATTGATGATGTAATTACAAATGTTGAAGCTGTACAAGGTAATGATAGAGTGCAAGCTTTTTGTGATGTAGTAACAGTAAAAAAAGCTATTAAAAAAGAGGTAATATTAACTCCCACAGTACACTTACTTGATCTATTACAAACTAATCAAGTAAATGAAGATATTCAAGAGAATTTTAATAGCAAATTTAAAATAGGTCAAACATTACCTTACTCAAAAGCTATTAAAGCTTTAGAAGTAGCAAATGTATATGAAGTAGAGCTTGAGAATATTGACTTAAGTGTACACTCAAATGAATACCTGAGCATTACAGTTAATCCAACTTTTGTGGAGGCATCTTATGAATGA